Proteins from a single region of Thunnus albacares chromosome 16, fThuAlb1.1, whole genome shotgun sequence:
- the LOC122999403 gene encoding ubiquitin carboxyl-terminal hydrolase 37-like, with protein MVRRVGQLTDFYKSEIKPLVLFIDHVCLCFCSTKGSQVGVGDGVRGSTINHFGFPNLGQSCYINSSLQSLLTLEDFVCDVSRQDLVWSSLPEARLMRTFMAIRDARVSTSAKSKVCLLRSFKEAVSAQAPEFRDHQQKDAHEFLTSVLDQMRSLSPSLQETAANMGTKYTCPVEDHLVFKMENTRTCSRCGAQSRRQEEFTNLSLDLVPGGSVEKMLEEYQKETALDYKCECGGSESSQKPAFETLPSVLILHIKRFRFTPSWQLVKVRDPVMLNRELVVSSKQGGSCYSLVSIVSHLGASGDKGHYICDSVHPDERPDTTTDRWLTFNDAAVSETTGVSVCKERQKSAYILFYKRQV; from the exons aTGGTTAGAAGAGTTGGCCAACTGACAGATTTTTATAAGAGTGAGATCAAACCTCTTGTCCTGTTTATCGAccacgtgtgtttgtgtttttgtagcaCCAAAGGGAGTCAAGTTGGTGTTGGTGATGGTGTCAGGGGGAGCACCATCAACCACTTCGG CTTTCCAAATCTTGGTCAGAGTTGTTACATCAACTCCAGCCTGCAAAGCCTCCTCACGCTGGAGGACTTTGTTTGTGATGTCAGCCGCCAAGATTTGGTCTGGAGTTCACTCCCTGAGGCCCGACTGATGAG AACCTTCATGGCCATCAGAGATGCCCGCGTGTCCACAAGCGCCAAAAGTAAAGTCTGCCTCCTCCGCTCATTCAAGGAGGCGGTCTCAGCCCAGGCTCCAGAGTTCAGGGATCATCAGCAGAAA GACGCTCATGAATTCCTGACCTCGGTCCTGGACCAGATGAGGAGCCTGTCTCCCTCgctgcaggagactgctgcCAACATGGGCACTAAGTACACGTGCCCTGTTGAGGATCACCTGGTGTTCAAGATGGAGAACACCAGGACATGCAGCAG GTGTGGCGCTCAGTCCAGAAGGCAGGAGGAGTTCACTAACCTGTCTCTGGACTTGGTTCCTGGTGGCTCCGTAGAGAAGATGCTAGAGGAGTACCAGAAG GAGACAGCGTTGGACTACAAGTGCGAGTGTGGAGGGAGCGAATCGAGCCAGAAGCCGGCCTTTGAGACCCTGCCGAG TGTGCTCATCCTCCACATAAAGCGCTTCCGCTTCACCCCTTCCTGGCAGCTGGTGAAGGTGCGTGACCCCGTCATGCTGAACAGGGAGCTGGTGGTGTCCTCCAAACAG GGTGGCAGCTGCTACAGCCTGGTCAGCATCGTCAGTCATCTTGGGGCATCAGGAGACAAAG GACACTACATCTGTGACAGTGTCCATCCTGATGAGCGTCCGGACACGACAACTGACCGCTGGCTCACCTTCAACGATGCAGCGGTCAGTGAGACAACTGGCGTGTCCGTGTGTAAGGAGCGGCAGAAATCAGCCTACATCCTTTTCTACAAGAGACAG GTGTAG
- the sf3b6 gene encoding splicing factor 3B subunit 6 — translation MAMQAAKRANIRLPPEVNRILYIRNLPYKITAEEMYDIFGKYGPIRQIRTGNTPETRGTAYVVYEDIFDAKNACDHLSGFNVCNRYLVVLYYNANRAFQKMDTKKKEEQLKLLKEKYGINTDPPK, via the exons ATGGCTATGCAAGCAGCGAAACGCGCTAAT ATACGATTACCTCCCGAGGTCAACAGAATCCTTTACATCAGGAACCTTCCTTATAAGATCACAGCAGAGGAAATGTACGACATCTTTGGGAAATACGGACCAATACGTCAAATCAGAAC AGGGAACACGCCAGAAACAAGAGGAACAGCATATGTGGTTTATGAAGACATCTTCGATGCCAAAAACGCCTGCGACCATCTCTCAGGCTTCAACGTCTGCAACCGTTACCTGGTGGTTCTCTACTACAATGCAAACAGA GCTTTCCAGAAAATggacacaaagaagaaagaggagcagCTGAAGCTCctaaaagagaaatatggcatCAACACAGATCCTCCAAAGTAG